A genomic stretch from Glaciecola nitratireducens FR1064 includes:
- a CDS encoding Dps family protein — MSQIDIGISEGSRQEIAQGLKKLLADSYTLYLQTHNFHWNVTGPQFRELHLMFEEHYTELAIAVDDIAERIRTLGFTAPGTYRAFAELSSVKEIDGVPEAKEMVTILMQAHETVVRTSREVLKIAQEADDESSASLIGDRMRVHEKTAWMLRATL; from the coding sequence ATGAGTCAAATAGATATTGGAATTAGCGAAGGAAGTCGACAAGAAATTGCTCAAGGTTTAAAAAAGCTTTTAGCGGACTCATACACATTGTATCTGCAAACCCACAATTTCCATTGGAATGTCACTGGCCCGCAATTTCGTGAGCTGCACTTGATGTTTGAAGAACATTACACAGAGCTTGCCATAGCCGTGGATGACATTGCAGAGCGCATTAGAACCTTAGGTTTTACTGCCCCAGGTACCTACCGTGCGTTTGCAGAGCTCAGTAGTGTAAAAGAAATTGACGGTGTACCCGAAGCCAAAGAGATGGTGACTATTCTGATGCAGGCGCATGAGACAGTGGTTCGTACATCCAGAGAAGTACTGAAGATTGCCCAAGAGGCTGATGATGAGTCGAGCGCTTCACTCATAGGGGATCGCATGCGAGTTCATGAAAAAACAGCTTGGATGCTGCGCGCTACACTCTAG
- a CDS encoding adenylosuccinate synthase, producing the protein MAKNVVVLGTQWGDEGKGKVVDLLTDQASFVVRYQGGHNAGHTLVIDGEKTVLHLIPSGILRENVKCVIGNGVVLSPEALLTEMAMLEERGVPVKERLVISEACPLILPFHIALDIAREKARGNKAIGTTGRGIGPAYEDKVSRRGLRVGDLFNPEDFAIKLKEVLSYHNFMLTEYYKVEAVDYDTVLEQALSVADLLKSMVVDVTDLLETARQNKQSIMFEGAQGTLLDIDHGTYPYVTSSNTTVGGVCTGAGFGPRNIDYVLGIVKAYTTRVGSGPFPTELDCEVGQHLGVKGHEFGATTGRKRRTGWFDAVAIRRAVQLNSISGFCLTKLDVLDGLETLRLCVGYKDAAGNVSKIPPLAAEGYDLVTPVYEDMPGWSDNTYGVTTYEGLPVAAQNYIKRIEELSGVPVDIISTGPDRKDTMVLRHPYAE; encoded by the coding sequence ATGGCTAAAAATGTTGTAGTACTCGGCACCCAATGGGGTGACGAAGGAAAAGGTAAGGTCGTTGATCTTCTTACTGACCAAGCTTCTTTTGTTGTTCGCTACCAAGGCGGACATAACGCAGGGCACACGCTCGTTATCGACGGCGAAAAGACGGTACTTCACTTAATTCCATCTGGTATTTTGCGTGAAAACGTAAAGTGCGTGATTGGAAACGGTGTTGTATTGAGTCCCGAAGCTCTGCTTACTGAAATGGCAATGCTTGAAGAGCGCGGTGTGCCCGTCAAAGAGCGATTAGTGATCAGTGAAGCTTGTCCTCTTATTCTGCCTTTCCACATTGCGTTGGACATTGCACGAGAAAAAGCTCGCGGCAATAAAGCTATCGGTACTACCGGTCGTGGTATTGGTCCAGCATACGAAGATAAAGTGTCGCGCCGAGGATTGCGCGTCGGTGATCTTTTCAATCCTGAAGATTTCGCGATCAAATTAAAAGAAGTGCTCAGCTATCACAACTTTATGCTCACTGAGTATTATAAAGTTGAAGCTGTTGACTACGATACCGTGCTAGAGCAAGCGCTTTCAGTGGCTGATCTTTTGAAGTCGATGGTTGTTGACGTGACTGACTTGCTCGAAACTGCTAGACAAAATAAACAGTCTATTATGTTTGAAGGTGCACAAGGTACATTGCTCGATATTGATCACGGCACCTACCCATATGTGACTTCCTCTAATACAACGGTAGGCGGCGTCTGCACCGGTGCTGGTTTCGGTCCACGCAATATCGATTATGTTTTGGGTATTGTCAAAGCCTACACAACCCGCGTCGGCTCAGGCCCTTTCCCAACAGAGTTAGATTGTGAAGTTGGCCAGCACCTAGGTGTGAAAGGTCACGAATTTGGCGCCACAACAGGACGTAAACGTCGCACTGGTTGGTTTGATGCAGTTGCCATACGTCGTGCCGTGCAGTTGAATTCGATTTCAGGCTTTTGTTTAACTAAACTTGACGTGCTAGACGGTTTGGAAACATTGCGTCTCTGCGTTGGTTATAAGGACGCTGCGGGTAATGTCAGCAAAATACCACCTCTAGCCGCTGAAGGTTACGATTTGGTTACTCCAGTGTATGAAGATATGCCAGGTTGGTCTGACAATACCTACGGAGTGACAACTTACGAAGGTCTTCCGGTTGCTGCTCAAAACTATATTAAGCGTATAGAAGAGTTGTCCGGAGTTCCTGTTGATATCATTTCAACTGGACCAGACCGTAAAGATACAATGGTTTTGCGCCACCCCTATGCGGAATAA
- a CDS encoding Na+/H+ antiporter NhaC family protein, with the protein MEWLTVLPPVIAIAVVIWKKEVILALFLAILCSELLLTVTTSSGSWLGTPINTIDRIVETAASDGTTQILIFSLLVGALLAFIRDSGGVSATVNRVVSSGIINSKKRVGGVTMFTGIAIFIESNLSVLTAGIFARGLFDKYKMSRARLAYIIDSTCAPICILILLNGWGAYVLALISTYDLGQDPLAVLWGTLPFNVYAWLTLVVVAYTIFFDRVHGPMKEAEKLLESVDTSLDSSPATKSRFMLVPLFVMIIGMFAFMFVTGDGDITQGSGSKSVLYATFLACIVAYAQLLWHKRFTHKQSVKIGFNGMGELLPLVTIVLLSIALGTSLKALGTGIFVSGLVGENLPLMLVVPMLFIAGGIMSFTTGTSWGTFAILIPIGMPLVETLGLPPSLVLAAILGGGIFGDHCSPISDTTAISSLAAGCDLLSHVKTQMPYALFVGGITIIAYMLLSLQILF; encoded by the coding sequence ATGGAATGGCTTACTGTCCTCCCACCCGTTATTGCAATTGCTGTTGTTATCTGGAAAAAGGAAGTCATTCTTGCTTTGTTTTTGGCCATACTCTGCTCGGAGTTGCTGTTAACAGTCACGACTTCATCTGGTTCTTGGCTTGGTACTCCGATTAATACGATTGATCGTATTGTAGAAACAGCAGCCTCTGACGGCACAACACAGATACTTATTTTTAGCTTACTGGTTGGCGCTTTGCTTGCATTCATCCGAGACTCTGGCGGCGTTAGCGCGACTGTGAACCGTGTGGTAAGCAGTGGCATTATCAATTCTAAAAAGCGCGTCGGCGGGGTTACCATGTTTACTGGTATCGCCATTTTCATTGAATCAAATTTGAGTGTGTTAACTGCGGGTATATTTGCTCGCGGGTTATTCGATAAGTATAAAATGAGTCGCGCACGGCTAGCCTATATTATTGATTCAACCTGCGCGCCCATTTGTATTCTCATTTTACTAAACGGCTGGGGAGCCTATGTTTTAGCCCTCATCAGCACTTATGATTTAGGTCAAGATCCACTGGCTGTATTATGGGGAACCCTACCTTTTAACGTTTACGCATGGTTAACGCTAGTGGTCGTTGCCTACACTATTTTCTTCGACAGAGTGCACGGACCGATGAAAGAAGCGGAAAAACTTCTAGAGTCTGTAGATACTTCGTTAGATTCGAGCCCTGCGACAAAATCTCGATTTATGCTAGTACCTCTATTCGTCATGATAATCGGTATGTTCGCCTTCATGTTCGTAACAGGCGACGGTGATATCACCCAAGGTAGCGGCAGTAAGTCGGTGCTGTATGCCACTTTCTTAGCATGTATTGTTGCCTATGCTCAGTTACTTTGGCACAAGCGCTTCACGCATAAACAGTCGGTTAAAATTGGCTTCAACGGCATGGGCGAATTACTGCCCTTGGTTACCATAGTGTTACTCTCTATCGCTTTGGGAACGAGTCTGAAAGCTCTTGGAACGGGTATTTTTGTGTCGGGTTTAGTTGGTGAAAACTTACCGTTGATGTTGGTTGTCCCGATGTTGTTTATTGCCGGCGGGATAATGTCGTTTACAACAGGTACATCATGGGGCACCTTTGCTATTCTCATCCCTATTGGCATGCCTTTGGTTGAAACTCTAGGTTTACCGCCATCATTGGTGTTAGCGGCAATATTAGGCGGTGGCATTTTTGGTGACCATTGCTCGCCCATTTCGGATACAACAGCAATATCGTCTCTGGCCGCAGGTTGCGACTTACTCAGCCATGTTAAAACGCAGATGCCCTATGCATTATTTGTCGGTGGCATAACAATTATTGCGTACATGCTTTTGAGCCTGCAAATACTGTTCTAG
- a CDS encoding aldehyde dehydrogenase family protein, which yields MQDVSATFQQAQIATYNTTNIDELKRTFASGRTKSYEWRVEQLNALTLLIEENSSDIIEALHADLGKCKTEAWLTEIGYSTASITDTVKRLKSWMKPNKISTPMIAQPGKSYTINEPLGVALIIGAWNYPFQLVITPLIAAIAAGNCAVIKPSELSLTTSALLAKLVPKYLDNAAIKVVEGGKDETTELLAQPFDKYFYTGGEQVGRIVMTAAAKHLASVTLELGGKSPCVVDGDTNLDVAIRRIVWGKWMNAGQTCVAPDYVLIEEEYLTDFSQRLIAEIKKQYGKEPSQSKDYGRIINQRHCSRLINYLDGQNVIHGGKHKLDDKFIEPTVVVQPSVDSALMQEEIFGPILPIVTFKSKQKMLDFITSRPKPLAAYVFTSNAKFEADFVEQISAGSVCVNDTSIFMANHDLPFGGVGTSGMGQYHGKAGFDIFSHTKSVMKRSYKFDAPIRYAPFSKLKLMLLKKFS from the coding sequence ATGCAAGACGTATCAGCTACTTTTCAGCAAGCGCAAATTGCGACCTACAACACAACGAATATCGATGAGTTGAAGCGCACTTTCGCCTCCGGTCGGACAAAGTCATATGAATGGAGAGTAGAGCAATTAAACGCTTTAACGCTCTTAATTGAAGAGAATAGTAGTGATATTATTGAGGCGCTCCATGCTGACCTAGGTAAATGTAAAACAGAGGCTTGGTTAACTGAAATTGGTTATTCTACTGCTAGCATTACAGACACAGTAAAACGCCTTAAGTCTTGGATGAAGCCAAATAAAATCAGTACACCAATGATAGCGCAACCCGGCAAAAGCTATACAATCAACGAACCACTCGGCGTTGCACTTATCATTGGTGCTTGGAATTATCCTTTTCAATTAGTCATTACACCGCTTATTGCCGCTATTGCGGCGGGTAACTGTGCGGTAATTAAGCCTTCAGAGTTATCACTAACGACGTCAGCACTACTCGCTAAGCTTGTGCCTAAATACCTTGATAACGCAGCAATCAAGGTTGTTGAAGGCGGCAAAGACGAAACCACAGAGTTACTAGCACAACCCTTCGATAAGTATTTTTATACAGGGGGAGAGCAGGTAGGGCGTATAGTAATGACGGCTGCCGCTAAGCATTTAGCTTCAGTAACACTAGAGTTGGGCGGTAAGAGCCCGTGCGTGGTAGATGGAGACACAAACCTAGACGTTGCAATTCGTCGGATAGTCTGGGGGAAGTGGATGAACGCCGGGCAAACCTGTGTTGCACCTGACTATGTTTTAATTGAAGAAGAATATTTGACTGACTTTAGCCAACGTTTAATTGCCGAAATTAAGAAGCAATATGGCAAAGAGCCCTCGCAATCAAAAGATTATGGAAGAATAATTAATCAACGGCATTGCTCCCGATTAATTAATTACCTAGACGGTCAAAACGTTATTCACGGTGGTAAGCATAAGCTAGATGATAAATTTATTGAGCCTACCGTGGTGGTGCAGCCCTCAGTTGATTCAGCTTTGATGCAGGAAGAGATTTTTGGGCCAATCTTGCCGATTGTTACCTTTAAATCGAAGCAGAAAATGCTCGATTTTATTACATCGCGACCAAAACCCTTAGCTGCTTATGTGTTTACCTCAAATGCAAAGTTTGAGGCAGACTTTGTTGAGCAAATTAGCGCGGGCTCGGTGTGTGTAAACGATACCAGTATTTTTATGGCGAATCATGATTTACCCTTTGGCGGTGTAGGTACCAGTGGAATGGGGCAGTACCATGGTAAAGCCGGTTTTGATATTTTTAGTCACACTAAATCTGTTATGAAACGCAGTTACAAATTTGATGCTCCAATACGATATGCGCCTTTTAGCAAATTGAAGCTCATGTTACTCAAAAAGTTCTCATAG
- a CDS encoding DUF2065 domain-containing protein, producing MLNSILLAICFVLIVEGLMPLILPDKWKQFLMQMALQPSESLRRMGGVLVVIGAISAYFLIMNA from the coding sequence ATGTTAAACAGCATTCTTTTAGCTATTTGTTTTGTATTAATTGTTGAAGGATTGATGCCTTTAATTTTGCCGGACAAATGGAAGCAGTTTTTGATGCAAATGGCGCTGCAACCCAGTGAATCCTTGCGGCGAATGGGTGGTGTGCTGGTGGTTATCGGTGCCATAAGTGCTTATTTCTTAATAATGAATGCATAA
- a CDS encoding M56 family metallopeptidase yields the protein MSHTFFIWLIEQQFLLSALLLTIVLLERFFLKALSPSFVYKLVLIIPFAMMISNLPDSFKPLQNNQISYYLISPNTNYLSSDNWEWVYAYFAITILLLVYILIVHMRFIGKLDLCPIALKNPFKGSNVNSTFVSNAIKTPMVIGLFNSKLALPTNYDKQFTENSLTLILEHESIHIQRKDNLSNSLFLLLTVLLWFNPIAWLAYGSFRRLQELSCDERVLNNKTIEQHILYSKALVSCAAKSPATLMAYSHYGDKNMILQRLTHIKHNGKNSKIAKSGLLLAAACMLSTLAIAKSATQEESKADHVAPILRVAPAYPAHAAEKGVSGSVVLKFDITSTGTTSNISVVNSTPEGIFDREAKKSLAKWQYNPSAQGHQNVLVQLDFAIDSEAAIAPSPERAKVIN from the coding sequence ATGTCGCATACTTTTTTCATTTGGCTTATCGAGCAGCAATTTTTGCTAAGCGCATTACTGCTGACAATTGTTTTGTTGGAACGATTCTTTTTAAAAGCACTTAGCCCAAGCTTTGTCTACAAACTTGTTTTAATAATTCCTTTCGCCATGATGATAAGTAATTTACCAGACAGTTTTAAGCCCTTACAAAATAATCAAATTAGTTACTATCTAATTTCGCCAAACACTAATTACTTGAGTAGCGATAATTGGGAGTGGGTATATGCATATTTTGCGATCACTATATTGCTGCTGGTTTACATATTGATTGTACATATGCGTTTTATTGGCAAATTAGATTTATGCCCTATTGCACTCAAAAACCCCTTCAAAGGAAGCAATGTAAACAGCACATTCGTGAGCAATGCAATTAAAACGCCCATGGTAATAGGCCTCTTTAACAGCAAACTCGCACTTCCTACAAACTACGACAAACAATTCACCGAGAACTCACTAACGCTGATTTTAGAACATGAGTCCATTCACATTCAGCGCAAAGATAATTTGAGTAACAGCCTGTTCCTTTTACTCACTGTTTTACTGTGGTTTAACCCAATTGCTTGGCTTGCATATGGCAGTTTCCGTCGTTTACAAGAGCTTTCTTGCGATGAGCGTGTCCTTAACAATAAAACTATCGAACAACACATTCTATACAGCAAAGCCCTAGTAAGTTGTGCGGCAAAGTCGCCTGCAACACTAATGGCTTATTCACACTACGGAGATAAAAACATGATATTACAGAGACTTACTCATATTAAACACAATGGAAAAAATTCCAAAATTGCCAAAAGCGGTCTGTTATTAGCAGCAGCTTGCATGCTCAGCACTTTAGCTATTGCAAAATCAGCGACACAAGAAGAAAGTAAAGCAGATCATGTTGCACCTATATTGCGGGTTGCACCAGCATACCCAGCTCACGCCGCTGAAAAGGGAGTTAGTGGTAGCGTAGTACTAAAATTTGATATTACTTCGACAGGAACTACATCGAACATAAGTGTTGTAAATTCGACTCCTGAAGGCATATTTGACCGCGAGGCAAAAAAGTCGCTAGCTAAATGGCAATACAATCCATCTGCGCAGGGGCATCAAAATGTATTAGTGCAGCTTGACTTTGCAATTGACTCAGAAGCAGCTATTGCGCCTTCACCTGAACGTGCAAAAGTGATTAATTAG
- a CDS encoding BlaI/MecI/CopY family transcriptional regulator encodes MIELSKAEFEVLDALWTNYPASASEIIERISDEKQWHEKTIKSLLSRLHKKGAVSFNKQGRLYIYSPTIERADYTLKESRNFIERLFSGRIAPLVSGFAKSQELSQQDINDLKKVITDWEDNQKK; translated from the coding sequence TTGATAGAACTTTCTAAAGCAGAATTTGAAGTACTCGACGCACTTTGGACAAATTATCCCGCTAGCGCGAGCGAAATCATTGAACGTATCAGTGACGAAAAACAGTGGCATGAAAAGACGATAAAATCCTTGCTCAGCAGATTGCATAAAAAAGGAGCCGTTAGCTTCAATAAACAAGGTCGCTTATATATTTACTCCCCCACCATTGAGCGTGCTGATTATACCCTCAAAGAAAGCCGTAATTTTATAGAGCGACTTTTTAGTGGCCGAATTGCCCCTTTGGTTAGCGGTTTTGCAAAATCACAAGAATTATCTCAACAAGATATTAACGATTTAAAAAAAGTAATTACTGATTGGGAAGATAATCAGAAAAAATAA
- a CDS encoding DUF962 domain-containing protein, producing MDKKYNSFSEFYPYYLSEHENNTCRLLHFIGSWCVLALIAYSVTTNQLVLLWFIPVIGYGFAWVGHFFYEHNKPATFQYPLYSLMGDWVMFKDILVGKISLKS from the coding sequence ATGGACAAAAAATATAATAGCTTCAGTGAATTTTATCCGTATTACCTATCAGAGCATGAAAATAACACGTGCCGCTTGTTGCACTTTATAGGTTCATGGTGCGTGCTGGCGCTCATCGCCTATTCTGTGACAACTAATCAATTAGTTTTACTCTGGTTTATTCCCGTTATTGGGTATGGTTTTGCTTGGGTAGGACACTTTTTCTACGAACACAACAAGCCGGCCACGTTTCAATACCCGTTATATAGCTTAATGGGCGATTGGGTTATGTTTAAAGATATCTTGGTTGGCAAGATCTCGCTTAAAAGCTAG
- a CDS encoding thioredoxin family protein: MLPEANANQIDITLENFQHVILEESKAKLVMIQFWAPWSEPCAELAPVLQHIAGEYTGDLLYARVNCDEQQEIAGQFGIKGLPTVILVKDGQPLDGFAGPQEESQIREMLDKHLPKAEDGLLQSAIELIQQGNYHDAFTFAKQAFELNSERADIRLTMADCYVEVGQAEMAKQLLEQVKLADQDAKYHAIMGKIELAEQAADSPEIQLLQAELDSDPDNMEIKVKLAVQLHQAHRTEEALVLLLSVLRKELGFGDAKKITLDMINALPDGAPLKSEYRRKIYSLLY; the protein is encoded by the coding sequence ATGTTGCCAGAAGCGAATGCGAATCAGATCGATATTACCTTAGAAAACTTCCAGCATGTTATTTTGGAAGAATCAAAAGCCAAATTGGTGATGATTCAGTTTTGGGCGCCGTGGAGCGAGCCATGTGCTGAATTAGCGCCAGTCCTTCAGCATATTGCAGGTGAATACACGGGCGACTTATTGTATGCACGCGTTAACTGTGATGAACAACAAGAAATTGCAGGGCAATTTGGTATAAAAGGCTTACCTACGGTAATCCTTGTAAAAGACGGGCAACCTCTCGATGGCTTCGCAGGCCCCCAAGAAGAAAGCCAAATTCGTGAGATGCTAGATAAACACTTACCAAAAGCAGAAGATGGACTGTTGCAATCTGCCATTGAGTTGATTCAGCAGGGTAACTATCACGACGCTTTTACGTTTGCTAAGCAGGCGTTTGAATTAAACAGCGAACGTGCTGATATTCGCCTAACTATGGCAGATTGCTATGTTGAAGTGGGGCAGGCTGAAATGGCTAAACAGCTATTAGAGCAAGTGAAACTGGCTGACCAAGATGCAAAGTATCACGCAATTATGGGTAAAATTGAATTAGCTGAGCAGGCTGCAGATTCACCTGAAATTCAATTGCTTCAGGCCGAGCTTGATTCTGATCCCGACAACATGGAGATTAAAGTTAAACTTGCTGTTCAGCTTCATCAGGCGCATCGCACTGAAGAGGCCTTAGTATTGTTATTGTCTGTATTGCGAAAAGAGTTAGGCTTCGGTGACGCGAAAAAAATCACGTTGGATATGATCAATGCGCTACCCGATGGTGCTCCCTTAAAATCAGAATATCGACGGAAAATATACAGTTTACTTTATTAG
- a CDS encoding copper chaperone PCu(A)C, translating into MPQLKRSLLVLSALVIFMAYSGLSFAHEHKQAKGKVTVENAWARATFALAKTGAVYLSIDNQSENNLKLLSVSVDSTVASDAQLHETQMEEEMMQMREATDGFEIPSGSTLEFSPGGKHIMLMGLEKPLTTGEQFVLSLRFENNKVIRVPIEVKDAR; encoded by the coding sequence ATGCCTCAATTAAAAAGAAGCCTGCTTGTTTTGTCTGCTTTAGTTATTTTCATGGCATATTCAGGACTGTCTTTTGCACACGAACATAAACAAGCAAAAGGTAAGGTTACTGTTGAAAATGCTTGGGCACGCGCAACGTTTGCCCTTGCGAAAACGGGGGCAGTGTATTTGAGTATTGATAATCAGAGTGAAAATAATCTTAAGCTTTTATCGGTTAGTGTTGATTCCACAGTGGCGAGTGATGCTCAACTTCACGAAACTCAGATGGAAGAGGAAATGATGCAAATGCGTGAAGCAACGGACGGATTCGAAATTCCTTCTGGTTCTACCCTTGAATTTTCGCCCGGTGGGAAGCATATCATGCTTATGGGACTCGAAAAGCCACTTACAACAGGCGAGCAATTCGTATTGTCGCTGAGGTTTGAAAATAACAAAGTGATACGAGTTCCGATCGAAGTAAAAGATGCTCGATAA
- a CDS encoding VOC family protein, translating to MPAPFHLAIPVTNLADAEAFYGTLMGCEQGRRSEHWIDWNFFGHQLVTHLVAEMPTAPAPNQVDSKAVPVPHFGVVLNMEEWTVLAEKLSTAKQSFVIEPYIRFAGKVGEQGTFFLLDPAGNALEFKGFADESQIFAK from the coding sequence ATGCCAGCACCTTTTCACTTAGCTATACCGGTAACCAATTTAGCAGATGCAGAAGCCTTTTATGGCACTCTTATGGGGTGCGAACAAGGTCGTCGTTCCGAACATTGGATAGATTGGAATTTTTTCGGTCATCAACTAGTCACTCATCTAGTTGCCGAGATGCCAACAGCACCTGCGCCAAACCAAGTTGACTCGAAAGCGGTACCGGTGCCTCATTTTGGTGTTGTTTTAAACATGGAAGAATGGACGGTGCTTGCTGAAAAGCTAAGCACTGCTAAGCAAAGCTTTGTAATTGAACCCTATATTCGCTTTGCAGGGAAGGTAGGCGAGCAGGGGACTTTCTTTTTACTCGATCCCGCGGGTAACGCGCTTGAGTTTAAAGGTTTTGCTGACGAGTCTCAGATATTTGCAAAATAA